One genomic window of Solanum dulcamara chromosome 10, daSolDulc1.2, whole genome shotgun sequence includes the following:
- the LOC129870727 gene encoding uncharacterized protein LOC129870727 — protein sequence MQFLGGLNENYNQSRSQIFMIPIIPSVNEAYSMLIHEQSQRAHLNMVALTSHSQPEYEEGKSSSLAAAAIMRHGYDLKQKSILPPPYEEGESSGSGAGGDHFTRSNSNNMRIKNNSNLQCDFYHLKSHIRKNCYKLISYLSDFKFIRNKEREQNDFRGGNYHNSGYRSANRQKSGGYSAHNVNVHCHYDFEQQKNVQQPNVHSSKEQGFTIEQFKKLLNLIDKQGSLESITNMAGSLH from the exons ATGCAATTTTTAGGTGGATTAAATGAAAATTATAACCAGTCAAGGAGTCAAATTTTTATGATTCCGATAATACCTTCCGTGAATGAAGCTTATTCTATGCTAATACATGAGCAAAGTCAGAGAGCACACTTAAATATGGTTGCACTAACTTCACACTCTCAGCCAGAATATGAAGAAGGAAAATCTTCATCTCTTGCAGCAGCTGCTATAATGCGACATGGCTATGACTTGAAACAGAAATCAATTTTACCTCCTCCATATGAGGAAGGAGAATCTTCAGGATCAGGTGCTGGTGGTGATCATTTCACAAggagtaatagtaataatatgcGGATAAAGAATAACTCCAATCTTCAATGTGATTTTTATCATCTTAAGAGTCACATTAGAAAGAATTGTTACAAGTTAATTAGTTATCTATCTGATTTCAAGTTTATCAGGAATAAGGAGAGAGAACAAAATGATTTTAGAGGTGGAAATTACCACAACTCAGGTTATAGAAGTGCAAATAGACAAAAGTCTGGTGGATATAGTGCACACAATGTTAATGTTCATTGTCATTATGATTTTGAGCAACAAAAAAATGTCCAACAACCTAATGTAcattcatcaaaggaacaagGTTTCACAATAGAACAATTCAAGAAGCTCCTCAACCTGATTGATAAACAGGGTTCTCTTGAGAGCATAACAAACATGGCAG gATCTTTACACTAG